In Syngnathus scovelli strain Florida chromosome 12, RoL_Ssco_1.2, whole genome shotgun sequence, the genomic window TGGAAAATGTACAAGTTGTTGGTGGCGGCCACGGCGATCACGTTCTCTTTGGGGTGCCAGGCTGTGTGCAGGATCTTCTTGTTGAAGTCCAGGCTGTCCACGCTGATCTCGTCCTTCTTCCGCTTGCCGCCCGTGGATACCTTGCGTGGCTTGAGCGTGGCCCGCGGTTTGCTGCTCTCCCGCGACGCCTCCAGCGTGATGTCCCGCCGGGTGTTGCGGTCGAACATTCGGAAGAAGTTGTTGTACGAGCCCGTCATGATGGCACTTTAAGAAAGAGGAGGTGATTGTTAAGGTGGTTAACTCGCAGATTACGCCATCTGGTGGAAGAGCATTGAATTATTCTGCAGGCCATGATTGACACAAAAGCACAAACCTGTCACTGCCATTCCAGCAGCACTCAAACTTGTCAAAGATGCAGTCATTTTCATACAAAGAGCACAGTTTGCTGCGAAGGTATTCATGgacctgaagaagaaaaaaaaacccaagcaGATTAGTGTATTAGACTGGAGACGACATTTATTCACACAATAAGATTTAATCAGACATTGCCAAAGAAACAGACATTTCTGCAAAGGGAGCAGGATAGATTAAAAATAATTGTACCTGATACGTCTCCACTGGCCGGTTCTCCATGTTGAGGTCCCAAACTTTGACAGAGAGGTAGTCACGTGTCATCATGTAGCGCCCGCTGTGACTGAACTTCACGTCTGAGATGGACGAGATGATCTCGGAGAAGAAGGAGCGGCTGCTGGGATCCTCGGGCTCCTCAAAGACTGCAAATGAACAGCAAATACGTTtgagacaaagaaaaagaaaattggaCGGAATATCGGGCGGCGATGGCTACTCACATTTTGAGTGGCGGTCGCAGAGCGCCGCCGCTCGCATGTCGCACAATCGGATGGTGCCTTTGCTACTGCTGTACACAAATACGTTGCATTGGTGGGGATGGCACTCGGCCGCTGTGATGACTTCCGTCAGCTCCTCCATATTAGCGGGCTTGATGTCTACA contains:
- the LOC125978899 gene encoding serine/threonine-protein phosphatase 2A 55 kDa regulatory subunit B delta isoform codes for the protein MAGVAGGNDFQWCFSQVKGAIDEDVAEADIISTVEFNYSGELLATGDKGGRVVIFQHEQESKNRPHLRGEYNVYSTFQSHEPEFDYLKSLEIEEKINKIRWLPQQNAAHFLLSTNDKTIKLWKISERDKRAEGYNLKYEDGRLIDPFRITSLRVPVLMPMDLMVEASPRRIFANAHTYHINSISVNSDHETYLSADDLRINLWHLEITDRSFNIVDIKPANMEELTEVITAAECHPHQCNVFVYSSSKGTIRLCDMRAAALCDRHSKFFEEPEDPSSRSFFSEIISSISDVKFSHSGRYMMTRDYLSVKVWDLNMENRPVETYQVHEYLRSKLCSLYENDCIFDKFECCWNGSDSAIMTGSYNNFFRMFDRNTRRDITLEASRESSKPRATLKPRKVSTGGKRKKDEISVDSLDFNKKILHTAWHPKENVIAVAATNNLYIFQDKIN